The following are from one region of the Nostoc cf. commune SO-36 genome:
- a CDS encoding carboxymuconolactone decarboxylase family protein gives MTKLIEYEEASDEVRAVYDDIRVTRQNDYINNFWKAIANHPPTLQRTWQSVKEVMTSPGEIDPLMRELIYIAVSATNGCEYCIASHTASARAKGMNDTIFGELMAIAATANMTNRLANGYQIPVDERFKT, from the coding sequence ATGACTAAGCTGATTGAATACGAAGAAGCCAGCGACGAAGTACGTGCAGTGTATGACGACATCCGCGTTACACGTCAGAATGACTACATCAATAACTTTTGGAAAGCCATAGCCAACCATCCCCCCACCTTGCAACGAACGTGGCAATCTGTAAAGGAAGTGATGACTAGCCCCGGTGAAATTGATCCGCTCATGCGCGAACTGATTTATATTGCCGTGAGTGCAACTAATGGCTGTGAGTACTGCATTGCCTCGCACACAGCGTCGGCGCGTGCCAAGGGTATGAATGATACTATATTCGGGGAACTAATGGCGATCGCAGCTACAGCCAATATGACTAATCGTCTTGCCAATGGTTATCAAATTCCCGTGGATGAGAGATTCAAGACGTAG
- a CDS encoding (2Fe-2S) ferredoxin domain-containing protein — protein sequence MKKLLQRIKALLQRILKRFSSNSQQPSPLINYRLLETSLPNVSPRWESGLVLVCSQCANEQSGSTASEDLENWLKCRLKFEGLWGEFRVVSTSCLGVCPRIGITVVVVSNGSHGNSPCLIVNPQSDRELLYSYIKQNKA from the coding sequence ATGAAGAAATTGCTCCAGCGTATTAAAGCATTACTCCAACGTATCCTTAAGAGGTTTTCATCCAATTCTCAGCAACCATCGCCCCTAATAAATTATCGACTATTAGAAACTTCTCTTCCTAACGTTTCTCCCCGATGGGAATCTGGTTTGGTGCTGGTGTGTTCACAATGTGCAAACGAGCAGTCAGGTTCAACAGCTTCCGAAGACTTAGAGAATTGGTTGAAATGTCGTTTAAAGTTTGAGGGATTATGGGGTGAATTTCGGGTCGTTAGCACCAGTTGTTTAGGCGTTTGTCCACGGATAGGTATTACTGTTGTTGTTGTAAGTAACGGAAGTCACGGGAATAGTCCATGTTTAATTGTAAATCCCCAGAGCGATCGCGAACTTCTCTACTCATACATCAAACAAAATAAAGCCTGA